The nucleotide window CTTACAATCACACACAAGTTCTCAATAACAAAGTGTGTGNNNNNNNNNNNNNNNNNNNNNNNNNNNNNNNNNNNNNNNNNNNNNNNNNNNNNNNNNNNNNNNNNNNNNNNNNNNNNNNNNNNNNNNNNNNNNNNNNNNNTACTAGAAGGAAGATAGCACGTGGTGTGTAGTGCTTGTGCCTTAGGAAAAACGTGTAgtttaaaattgaaacaattggggtgatgatgtttatttagATTAGACACCAATTACATTACAGCAGCAAAAACTAAAGGGAAAAGGTAGCAGACGGAGGGAGGAATCGGGagaagactgactcactgactgcCTCGCTGGTTGACTGGTGACCCGACTTActgctggtgaagtttgtccgtcttttatacggtaacacagagagtcgaatttaaagtcaaacgaggtcaggcgtgttcaaaaatataaggtcggcggaagaaggctgactttaccgttagagtaataaaagtagaaagtggttcattcggggcaacaaatttggggtcaaaacagggcaataaagcaacgcgttaaatttcaccgtttgaattttaatTTGGTCGGCGGATCGTTACAAAATGGATAGAGAAAATAGAATTGAGTGTGGCGTAACGGaacattttatatatttaatttttcggAAGGGGACATTGAACTGTATCTGACAACTACCATGATGGACAATCTGAACACGAGTAAGTACAAGTTTCTCTATGTTTCACGTTATTTAGGACCACTAAAAGGTAACCGATTTTTTTCTGACTATTAGATCAATTATATATTGATGAATTTGTTGAAGGCGTCCAGGAAAAACTTCGTTTCATGCTTCTTGAAGGCATTGATCCCACCAAAAATTGGCCAGGATCTCAGCAGAAGTGTCCCACCAGTAACGTTCCTCGAGGTATTATACATACTCTTCATGTTAAGTCAGTTTTAGGTATATTGatttttcttcgtttcaaCTAGCAGAAAATAAAGATAATGATGTAGTGGAAAGGGTCCACCATTTAACCCAAGGACGAAAAAAGAGACATGTTGCTCCTCTTACACAAATGGCTCGGCAGTCTGCTGCTCTACCTGACTATTCAAGATTTTATGGGAACGATGTGGATCCCGATTCTGACCAAATTTACCACCTCAACGACCTAAACGAGGTGCCGAAAATGCCCACCACAGTCTTGCCCCCTTTAAAGAAAGCAACACCAATATCATCGATTTCTGGTCCTGTTGAAAGGGAGTCAGAAGATGACATCGTCGACGGTCGGAAATGGAACCAAGAGGAGACTTTTACGCTGCTAGACATCACGGAGAATATGTTACCTCAGTTTTCCCTGCCAGATGTGAAAAAACAGCCCTTTGGAAAAAGGTAAGATATGGTTTTGAAATCTACAATGTATTCCatcattattttcattatCACACCGTTTTCTAATAAATTTTTGTGTATTACAGATGgctgcaaaattgaaaaataatggcATATCCAACCGTTCTGAAGCATATTGCAGTGCAAAGTGGCGCAACCTTAACCAGCTCTACCACAAACTGACTTCCCCGTTGCATAAGAAGTCCTCTCAATGCATAGCTGGATGGCCATTCATGGAACAAATGGATgcgttatttaaaaaacaatcctGTTGTCACCCTTGAACATGTAGCAGAGGTTGTCGATGGCGAAGTACGAGAAGCCAAGGTATGTATGAAACTCTTTTGGTTATTAAACCGTTATTTTATTCGTTCATGTTTAGGGAACCACATCAGCCGCCCAGAAAACAAACTTAGTAGATTCCTGTCCTCAGTCGGACTGGAAGCAGCTGCTTTTAGATGCAGAACGAAATGGAGGTGAATCTCTAAAGACCCTAGTTGccacttaaaaagaaaaacttgtcgTATATGGCCGCCTGGCAAAGGCCGTAGAACGGCTATTGTAGAACGCAGAGGAAAAGTAATGCGCTCTTTTCCCTATCATTTTAATTTAAAGCAATTCCGAAGTAGGAATGATATCAGGATTAATTTTTCAGTTGTTCACTGCAAGaaaaatttatgaattttcgtttcaaaaaaataaatgcctTTTTTTCTATGATTCCTAGTGCCGAACTGAAAAAAACTatgaaaagaaattctttagTCATCGATATATTTTTTCAGAATTCCAGCTTCTACGcgtcacattttgttttttattcaacttattgttgttgtcttcatagaaatattcttcgttttcatcaGCTTCTGCGCCTTGCAAAATCCTCTGGTCGATCCCATCTATTTCGATGACGAAGTTGTGGAGACAGCAAGAAGTTATGATAACGCTGGGAATGAGATCAAGCCGTAACATGTATAAAAATTTTAGTCTCcgccatttatttttaaataacgcAAATGCGCCTTCTATGCATGCCCGGTCACTATTCAAAGTGCGGTTGAACCTGCGACGCGTctaatcaaagtacataacaACATTGGGAGGTTGTACAGATACCAAACAATGGTAGAAGAATACATATTTGTACTTACCTTGGTTAACCTCGTTCTTGGGTATGATTTCATGAGGTAATCAGAAAGCGGATAAGCCTGATCTCCCAATAAATGATAACCAGTTCCTAGAATGATATGTAACACTTAGTAATAAAAGAATGTAGTGCGATAATACTAATACCCCTAAGTATTTGCGGTAGTTTTCGTCCTAATGCACTAttgtaacgaaacgccaagcgaagccccttcttgccccttttatttttgcttaattaaaactaagaccttatttcttaaactccccttaacttaataccccactagttgacctagttattagactttctagaaaatataacaagcggagagaacaagcctcggcacgcccgttataaatagaaacttttatgatttgtccaaagccgcccaaaacggccttaacctgccgtagctaaaaatagatatatttttgtctgttgggaattgcccgaaactgcccggcctatttttaacaatcgtccaaattcgcccgataccgcttgaatttgtccgcctatacctcttcgtgacgtccaaattcgcccgataccgcccgattttgtccgcctataccttaacattgtcccgtatgtcccccacgggatgatgactaacatataaaaagccaccgcaaactcccaaaagtcagtcagatctactctgcctgttccgtgtgccaacttaggcctctgccgctcccgccgagcccgctaccgtaactcttgcaagccgcagaataagtacccctttaagtaatcactaagtagctgtttgactcttactttattacgtctatgccttgaagttagtacccattggtaacctttaagtgtcatgagtcttcttccctcaatttacgagcttgtttaattattctacggttacctgttgcaaatcggtttataatacacggcttttttatttatttcgtgcgtgttgttttatgcttgctaagtatacaagacattgtgagtaaggacgccgcattaaattaaacttttccgtattggagacaacatgacaacgtcgtgtactcctttacatctggtggcagcggttTTCGAACTCACTTACAATGTCGCTGTATACGGGTGCTAAGCCTAAAACTGGACGTACCTTCTTCcaaaaatctaataaaactGATAACGCTCCCGTTGAACTCTCTGAAATTCCACCTTTCACGGCTGATCTGACTCAGCCTAATACGTACACTCCTCACAATTTCCCTCCTTCCCATAAGAGACCTACTCGTTCAACGCTAAATTACGTACCTTTAGAGCAAGTAGATAATCCTGAGGCTATTTTACGATCTAAGAAGATACGCATCCAAAACACTGACAACGTAAATCCGTCACTTATAACCAGGATTGCAAATTTCTTTACACCCAAAAAAGTGACAAATCTAACCAATTTATCAATAAGTACCGAAAGCTCCAACGAAGGCAGTATTAAAACAGAAACCATAACTACGCAATTAAGCCTTATTTCCCAAGCCCCGCAAATTACTGTCATCCCTGAATCACATAGTGCAAACACAACGCCCACTATCAATTCAGTAAGTGAAAAAACGGACCCAGCAAACAGCAAGGTCCTAACAAATAACACCCCATCCGACGAAACTAACACTGACCAGCCAATACAAAATATCTGTGTAATAAATAACGAGGCCACCACATTTCACCAAGATCGTGTAGACAACCAGACTATCGAAGAAGCACTCTCGACCATAATTCCAAACACTTCAGACCTTCCCCCGCCCACTAGCAACTCATTTTTCGAATTAGTCGACCGTCTCACAGGGCATCTCCATATTCCACCACCAAATACCAGTACTCCCCAAGGAAACATTACACCTAACACGCTCAACTCCACCACAAACGCCATCAATAATCCCCTACCTTTCACGCCCTACATCGAAATCGAACACATCCTGACAGCCCTAAGCCAACACAGCAACGCTATCGGCGGAGACGAAATAAGCCCCGATATCATAGAATACCCTTTAAGAACAATTTCCACGCATGGAAAAGTGGAACACCACGACGAGGATTGCGACATTGCACAAACAGTACGCCCATCTACTCCGGCAAGAGCTGAAACACATACGCCCAGCGTATCCACAAGCCAGTGCAATAATCGATTGGATAACAACGGAGCTAGAGAGCACCCCCATCCAAACAGCAAATCCATCCCCTCCGACAGGCCATTCAGCGTGCATATCTAGAGACGTGCGACCATCATTCCCACTTTCCACTCCAGCCCCACTTTTCAGAACTATTGCACAACTTAACCAAACTCGTGGAAAGGAAGAAATTCACGAAAGCTCTACAACTCTGGCAGCACGAAGCGAGCGAGCTGACAGCCCTTTTGTGTGCATTTGTGACCGCTGCAGTCAACGAAATAAGATCCATTCTCCACTTTGTGAAAATAACGGGCCAATTCGCGGTCGTAGCGCAGATTTACACCACAGCGCTCCGGAAAGAAGCGAGTACCAAACACACGACACGACAAGGAACCTACTCTCTCATCCAGCCACTCGAAACCCTAGCAATAACACTGAACACAAAACACCGGATCGGGATCACGctattttgtacaaaattcagTCAACTGATCAAACCCCTGTTCGACCTCAACCACGTTACACCCCTGCCATCACCCTTGAAGATCAGAATCCGATCCCTCATTTTCCAAATACGTACGGACCAGTTTATTACCCCCcacaaaagacacaaaatcCTCACCGTCTCTGGTTTGATACAAACCGAGCTGACACTCTAAAACAAACCGAGGCATATACGCCTTACCCGAAAGAAGCGAGCTATCAAACTCCCGAGaacagcacacacaaaaagctCGGGTAAACTGCACAAATTACTCAcccactgacgtcacacgggacgaaaagaaaagcgaaGACCAAGAGTGTTTATTTAACGAAAAAGGAATCAACAACATAAACATCacaaaaaaccaagaaatggCATCACCCCCAAATTATTACCGGAAAAATGACCACCGTAAGGGCAGGGAAGCCATCACCATGCTGAATCAACTGCAAAATTTCTCAGGCAGCCCCGCTGTTCGCTTCGATCGTTGGATTAAGCTTTTCGATAACGTCGTAGCCATGTCAAACTGGGACAATGCAGAAATAATCAGTATGCTATCAACTAAAATGTCGGGCGAAGCATACGACTTACTACAAAACATCTTGGAATCCAGCGATACTTACGAATACGAAGATATCAAGAAACTCTTCCAAGAAAACTACCATGGATCCGAAGACATTGATttttatcaaaaccaattcgaCGAGATACAACggaagccaaaagaaaatattttaaattatgccTACAGACTTAAAACGCTATACACACGTGCCTATCCCTCCAACAACCAGGAAACACCCGAAGAAAAAACCACGCAACTAAGATTACTTcgacaaaaatttttgcaaggaCTGGAACCAGAACTTCAAAACATCGTAAGACACAAATCAGTATCAACATTCGAAGAACTTGTATCTATCACACAGAAGTACGCAAAGCGCGTCCAATCGGATAC belongs to Daphnia magna isolate NIES linkage group LG1, ASM2063170v1.1, whole genome shotgun sequence and includes:
- the LOC123473993 gene encoding uncharacterized protein LOC123473993, whose translation is MASPPNYYRKNDHRKGREAITMLNQLQNFSGSPAVRFDRWIKLFDNVVAMSNWDNAEIISMLSTKMSGEAYDLLQNILESSDTYEYEDIKKLFQENYHGSEDIDFYQNQFDEIQRKPKENILNYAYRLKTLYTRAYPSNNQETPEEKTTQLRLLRQKFLQGLEPELQNIVRHKSVSTFEELVSITQKYAKRVQSDTIEKDKRIFVNAVASTQNETAILQAIEKQSEHINSIASCLKLATTEPALQETSTSPDLSGKIDRLTDVITNLGSIMQASIRQTNEIRQPPEITSAIPRTNQDTEISQTTPPKQFQPPRPNERVPTTSRQHFRQA